TTTTCTAATGAAAGGCATGTGCTTTCTATTTGCTTGGAACTTGGATGggttatttaattatgttaaaatGCATCTATTAGAGGCTTGAGAAGTTTACCTGATATCCTGCAGTATTTCTATGAGCCTGGCAGTGAACAAAAATTCCGTTCCCTTTTATCCGTTCAGAAATATCTAAGTGGAGAGATAAATTCTGCTCCAAAGAGACTGAAATCAAGCAATGAAACAAATGTGAGTTGTACCAAAGACACTGTTAAGTGTTAACTTAATTATATCATTACTATGTTATCaggaaaacaaataaaaaaaataagaacttGTGTTGCTTGGAAAATTATGTTTGCAAAAGGGTTAACAATACTTGATAGGGTATTGATGTTTGATCAATATGACAATCCTGTAGCCTTCAAATTGCAAACAAGTAAATGAGATTTTTGCTGCTGCAGATGCAAAGTGTTCCCCGGAGCTGCTCATCTTTTAATTTGCCAGATGGCTGGATTATTGAAGAAAAGCCAAGGAGTAATGTCGATTATGCAGGTGTTATTGACAGGGTATGGTCTCGaacataaacatttttctttCACTCTTATACTGAAAGTATATCTAGTCATGCACTAACCGATCAAAGCTGGACTCTTATAATATGTGAGCATTTACAGACACTTGATTTTAAATACCGTGGTATAATTTAACACTTGGTACCTTGTTTCCACTCCGTATTTTCATGCCGGTGAACTAGGTAGATAGTAATTTTATGGAATCTTCATGATCAATCTATTATGCTGTTGTTTTAGTGCTACATTGAGCCAGAGACTGGGAAGCGGTTTCGTTCTCTGATCTCTGTTCAGAGATATCTTGCAAAAGGAAAAGAGTATGCAGCTGCTCCAAAACCACTAAAACTAGCTGACAATGTACTATACCTCACAGATGGGAGAGAACTTGCAGCTATGAACAATGTGCTAAAATTGAGAGAAAATGTGAGTTCAATGATATTTTGCACGGTTCATGATATTGATTCTACGGAGTATTGATTTCATACTAAACCACCATGTCTATTTGCAGGCTAATTTTGAAACTTCAGTTCCGAATAATGGCAACCCACCCGCCAAAATAAAATGGGTTCTGAGTCCTTGTAAAATTTCTTGGAGTGCTTTCATGGATGACTCTCTGGTTCCGGATTCTGAAGTAAATAAATGGTCTGAGACGTTCTTACGGATCTTCAGTGACAGCTAATAGAAGGCTCAAGGTATATATTTTGTTCATATTaatggtttagttttgtaatacCTATCAAATGCTATGAATTAAATCTGATGTTGATATGTAATAACTTTGCAAcgtataataatattataagattgtgtaatatttttgcaaatttttttTCGTATGAATGCAGAGCTctgatatataataattatagttGGATCAATATGTATAATACTATTAGTATTGCTTTACGTGCTTCACACGTGACATGGCTCGTAACATGACCCACTCGTAATATGatctattaatataatttatttaattaaattcataatttaaatcatttgtagctattgtacgtatatttttaaaaaataatctgCGACAATATGatctattatttttgtaatttatgacAAATATATTAAGCtcttattttaaacttatttttaaacttttaatccCTATTTTAAATTCATATACTTCTTCCGTTCCattttaattgagaaaattcTCATTAcacattatttaagaaattttagtaattttatttttatatcttcaTATTATATCAAATGCATcacacttttttaaaaatttattttgcaaatGCATTAATGGAAGGGGTAAAAAAAGTAGTGTGAAAACAATTCTATAAATAAAagttgtcaattagaatggaacgtttaaaatagaaaatgtgTTCAATTAGAATGAGACGGAGGAAgtaatttatatcaaaataaaaaaattgtataagaTATTTATTCATTGAATCTAAATTAAATCAACTATAAAATAACTCttaaaattagatttaaaatGAGGATCTAATATAATTATTACAAATTACAAAGTTGACAGAATACATTGTCACATATATttccaaaatatatttatcattttatggatatataaaatattttcttgcCATGTTTGATAGTAGAAATTACGGGTAGACATGGACCGGTTAACTGGtccaaaaatatatttgtaaaccggtatatgatattataatttttaaaattaaaaacataaatctagAATTAAAAATGGTTAACCATTTAATCGGTTAACTATTTAGaatggtttgaattttttattatatgagTTTTAACCATATagccataaaaaaataaaattgataaaatcaaattttatagaATCAAATTTTAGGTGTAGTACAGTACGTAACTTAATCCTATTCCAAAATTTTAACAAAgaagaatataaatattttataatgttgTCCACTATAattatagaattattaattcatatttctaggtaaatatttttatcaagaaaaataaatttcttttaaaatattatatacatatatatttttaaataaaatactttttgtatatatatatatttacgtGCAaggtttttttaatgaataaattCAAGGTTTTCATGTGTGTAgattagaaaatatattttatttaacggttaatgtcaaaaaaaatcacgaactttacacgttttctcattttaatcacgtagtttaaattttctcattttcatacacaaactatcactttttctcaaattcatgcatggtgATAAGGTGGTACTtttttattggtgtaaaataacCTCCACCTAAACGAATTACACCAATCGAGACGTGACacttcagcaccgtgcatgaatttgagaaaacgtgatagttcgtgtatgaaaatgagaaaatttaaattacgtgattaaaatgagaaaacgtgtaaagttggtgaatttttatgatattaactctttatttaatcattaaaaaataaaagattaacatatatatatgtattttaaaattataatttatatattatatatattttgatgaatgagattatattaaaaaatcacAAGGAGTGTCCCAAAAACAAGAAACCGAAATAAGAATGTTAAGGCAAAATAAACCGTTAATTGGTTAATCACGGTTTTGAAAATTCTACACCCAAAATGTAAACCATTAcccatgaaaataaaaataaaaaacctatagaccgatcaaccatattttGCAGTACAATTTTCCAATTTCAATTCAGTCAATCGGTTTGATCCTTTTTTTCCCACCCTAAAGATTTTACTTCCCATCACCTATTATGTTTAGCTTTCATCAACAAATATAAAGATGGCAATCACAGAAACGAATATTATGTATTAAGTTTTTcgaaatttgataaaaagaaaatagttaAGGCATAAAGCAAGTACATAAACATAAACAAATGATCATAACTACTGCATAATTTCTCAATCTTGCTTGACTTCCGTAGCAGGCAATTCATCAGAAGGTGGTTGAAACACAAATGTGTCTTGATCGTGTGCACTATAATTTTGAGGTTCATAATTCCAATTCGGTTGTTGCATTTCGAAGATTTGATTAGCTTGGATTTTCTGTAGTCTCCTCAGTTGTCGCACTTCTTCTAATTCTTGCCGTTCAACATCAATATCAGCTTGTTGCATTCGTTCTGCTAAAAGCTCGTGCTGCCGATAATAGCTACGTAGTTTCTCCGATTCATCTTCTGCGTCGGATAATTCTTCGTATAATTTCTCCGcgtttaattcaattaatgctGCGactttttcttcatcttcacTATACCTTATATCTTTCTCATAATCATAGTCGTAGCTCGTCTTCGCCATGTTTTTTCTTATCGTAAAATAGATATATGGAGAGTTACATATGGCATGGGTTTATATAGGTAAGGGTGTCCCTTCTATTATGGGGTTTCCTTGTGTGAGTAAGATATAATAATACAATTTGGTTACACTACAAACTGTATTGTTTTCAGTATCCGTTCGGGATTTAGAAAAAATTGTCCTTTTTAATATGGGATTAATTGAATGATACAGAATAttactaacaatttatattaaacCAACGAGTCAGTCTGAAATACTTGCAGGCTAGTTTTGAAACTTCACTTGCGGATCCTATTAACAAACTTTCAGTTTGTAATAATCAAATAGTTTTCGgagtatttgtttttttatgaattcttctttttcttttacttttttttcatcatataGCTTGTTTaggtaatgttttttttatcgttaaaaaaagtcataaaaattcacgaattttacatgttttctcattttaatcgtgcactttaaattttctcattttcatgcacgaactaccactttttctcaaatttatgcatggtgctgaggtgtcacggctctattagtgtaattcgctgaggtggaggtcattttacaccaatgaatgagtgttacctcagcaccgtgtatgaatttgggaaaaagtggtagttcgtgtatgagaatgagaaaatttaaactttatgattaaaatgagaaaatatataaaattcgtgattttttttgacattaacccttaaaaaatGTAACTTACAGTAGTAAACTAGTAATAGAACTATTACAAGGTTGCTTTTCTTGAGATTTTATATTAGATGGACATATCAATTTGATCACAAGTCACGCGTGTTTCACGGCCGTATAATGCACGTTCATTTTTTCAGTCCAAAAAAGGAcctaaaattcaaattaagtATAAGACtagattaagaaaaaaaattagaaagagaatatataaataaaaattttaagaaCAAAGAGTCAACGTACCTCCTGAACTTATGACACGTGATCATCtaatctaatttatatttttttagcaattaatcccaaaattcttcatttttggatcaaataccacataattgtaaatttaaagcgcgtaaaatacaaatcgaagGTGAGAGAtataaaaagtatttaaatacTTCTATATAttattgcgatataattatcctaaatctattttttgaaataaaaatataaattatagggttatttgacccaaaaaaaaagagttttggggtttattgctcaaaaaagtataaattggtttagatgaccccgtgtcacaaatTCAGGGGGCACATTGACcctttgtttaaaattttaaaatacaggAGCCCGAaaatggagaaattcttaggtgaacCAAGTTCACGACGTAAGATTATGAATCATTCATTCAATACATGACACATGGCGTGATTATTTATATAAGACAATTAATACAAGACTCAATtattattgattatttaatGTGTTGTATTTAGAATAAATGTACCTtgtattaattgatttatataaataatcatgCCACGTGTCACGTATTGAATGGATGGTTTATAATTATACGCTGGTAGACTTAGTTCACCTAAAAATTTGTCACGAAGATGGATCTGgccataattaattaaaagacaaGTCTTTTCTAATTCCGGATAGGATAATGAAGATAATAACGTTTAATAGAAAGAAAATAGGACGGAGTTAGTATTTCAACCAAAGTCTATTATCCAATTAAATTACTGAAATCAGAAAATTccacaatataaataaaaatgataaatatgagTTAAGCTATCATTTAGCATTCGTGCTGTTAGGTTCTTATTTATCAACAGTATAGTTATGTCAATTATGTAAGTACTATATATGAATAATTAATGGTTTAACTATTAAAAAgctttagtattttttattttttattttttatttatccagTGCCTCTTGAAAGTTTGTTAATAGGTctctgtatttttttaataggtCCTTTTATGTTCAAAAGTTGTGACCTCAATTAACAATTTTCacatagaaaattaaaaaaagtccatataattttaaatttgtactATCCATTCTCTTTTTCAAGTTTATTAATTCAACAAGCTCATttacttataaatttttatttatctgattTCTCTAACATGTCAAGTTAGTTGGAGATATAAATTCGACCTCATACGCGTTTCACAGC
This region of Mercurialis annua linkage group LG1-X, ddMerAnnu1.2, whole genome shotgun sequence genomic DNA includes:
- the LOC126678634 gene encoding methyl-CpG-binding domain-containing protein 7 isoform X1; this encodes MIHDNTKEMKRRSLRLIQSQHKNRNRNKNKQLQIVGSSPFNLPDDWLVEKRRRRTSGRYDKYYYEPGSEQQFRSLLSVQKYLSGEIYFAPKRRKSSNETNMQIVPRSCSSFNLPDGWIIKEKRRSNVNYAGVIDRYFYEPGSEQKFRSLLSVQKYLSGEINSAPKRLKSSNETNMQSVPRSCSSFNLPDGWIIEEKPRSNVDYAGVIDRCYIEPETGKRFRSLISVQRYLAKGKEYAAAPKPLKLADNVLYLTDGRELAAMNNVLKLRENANFETSVPNNGNPPAKIKWVLSPCKISWSAFMDDSLVPDSEVNKWSETFLRIFSDS
- the LOC126678634 gene encoding methyl-CpG-binding domain-containing protein 7 isoform X2, which translates into the protein MIHDNTKEMKRRSLRLIQSQHKNRNRNKNKQLQIVGSSPFNLPDDWLVEKRRRRTSGRYDKYYYEPGSEQQFRSLLSVQKYLSGEIYFAPKRRKSSNETNMQIVPRSCSSFNLPDGWIIKEKRRSNVNYAGVIDRMQSVPRSCSSFNLPDGWIIEEKPRSNVDYAGVIDRCYIEPETGKRFRSLISVQRYLAKGKEYAAAPKPLKLADNVLYLTDGRELAAMNNVLKLRENANFETSVPNNGNPPAKIKWVLSPCKISWSAFMDDSLVPDSEVNKWSETFLRIFSDS